The DNA sequence AGTATGAGCCGTTTTTATCCATGGAGCTAGTACCCTTCGCCGAGAGCCGCGACTACGGCAAAAAGGTACTCGCAAACTATGTTATTTACCTAAGGCTTCTCCGTTCCAGTACATCGATTTCGACACTTTTTGAAAACTTAAAGACGCCTTCTTTGACGGATAAATTTCGAAAGTAAGGTTGATTTTATCGCTTTTGATCTCTGGGGTGCTGACCTCAAAATACTGAGCCCACGGTACCTCAAAGCTCACTTTTTCTAAAAGCGGATCGTTGGCGGTCAGGCGTCTAACCATGATGCCTCGCTGCGAGCCGTTTGCCGTAAAGCTCTCGTCTAAAATTTTAGCTTCTTTGGGATGCACGGCCACGACGAATTTCTCTCTTTTTTGTTCATCGATTAGCTCGCTATAGATTGGGTTTAGATAGGTTGCTATGATTAGGATATTCGTATCGGCATCTATGATCTCAGACTTGCTCGTGTAGGCTAAAAGTTCGTTTTTTAGCGGTTCGTGGATATATTTTTTATCCGCGCATCCGACTAGCGCCAAAATAAAACTTAAAAAAAATACGCTCTTTTTCATTTTAATACCTCTTTAAATTTGGTGCTATTTTAGATAAATTTTGCTTTTAAAAAGCCTAAATTTGCTATAATTCGCGTAAATTTCAAAAAATTCGGAGAAAAATGAAAAAAGCGGCGATGGCGTTTTCCGGACCTTCAAATAGCGGCAAAACTACGCTTATTTTAAAGGTTGCCAAAAAATTTATCGATGACGGGCTAAAAGTCGTAATCATCAAGCACGACCCGGGCGACAAAGCCAGATTTGACGTCGAGGGCAAGGATAGCTACAAATTTAGTCAAATAGGCGCCGAGGTCGCGGTCATGAGTCCGACGCGCACGACCTTTTTCTCGCAGGAGGGCAAGAGTGTGGAGGATGTCGTGGCGATGGCGGGCGAGTTTGATTTGCTACTAGTTGAGGGGCTAAAGACTCTGCCGCTGCCGCGTATTAGCGTGTTTAAGGATGAGATAAACGAGGATTAT is a window from the Campylobacter massiliensis genome containing:
- the mobB gene encoding molybdopterin-guanine dinucleotide biosynthesis protein B, which translates into the protein MKKAAMAFSGPSNSGKTTLILKVAKKFIDDGLKVVIIKHDPGDKARFDVEGKDSYKFSQIGAEVAVMSPTRTTFFSQEGKSVEDVVAMAGEFDLLLVEGLKTLPLPRISVFKDEINEDYLSFSNAIASYKRDYVIDKPNFDLDDTQTICEWILKNAKVLK